The following is a genomic window from Bacillus sp. BGMRC 2118.
ATTCCTTTAAAATCACTTCATCTAGTTTATAAATATCTTCTGGGTCGCCCGATAATGCTACCCAACGAAATGGACCTTTTCCTTCACAAAATTGTGGTCTGATAAAGGCCGGTACAAAGCCAGGGAAGCTGAATGCATCCTCTACTCCTTCATCCTTTGCCACTTGACGAATGTTATTTCCATAATCAAAAGTAATTGCTCCAAGCTCTTTCATTTTCAGCATTGCACGCACATGTTCTGCGATGCTTGCTTTTGATTTCACTTCATAAGCTTTTGGATCTCTTGCTCTTAATTCCGCAGCTTCTTCGAGTGTAAACCCAACTGGAATATACCCATTTAACGGATCATGTGAAGAAGTTTGGTCTGTTAGGACATCTGGTATAAACCCTCTGGAAATCATATTGTTAAGTACTTCTGGGGCATTGCCAAGAAGGCCGATAGAAATACCCTTATCATCTTTTTTTGCTTCTATCGCCATAGAGATTGCTTCATCTAAACTTGTTGTCATAACATCGAGATATTTTGTATCTAGACGTTTTTGAATTCGTGTTTCATCAACTTCTATGTTAATGCTGACTCCTCCATTTAATGACACAGCTAATGGCTGTGCCCCGCCCATTCCCCCCAAACCGGCAGTAACGGTAATGGTTCCTTTTAATGAGCCGTTAAAATGTTGTCTTGCACATTCTGCAAATGTTTCATATGTCCCTTGAACAATTCCTTGTGTACCGATATATATCCAGCTGCCCGCTGTCATTTGTCCATACATCATGAGTCCTTTTTGATCAAGTTCATGGAAATGCTCCCAGTTAGCCCAAGCTGGTACTAAGTTAGAGTTTGCAATTAATACCTTCGGTGCATCTGTATGGCTTTTAAACACTGCAACTGGCTTTCCTGATTGAATTAACAGTGTTTCGTCATTTTCTAGTCGTTTAAGGGTTGCAACAATCGCATCAAAGCTTTCCCAGTTTCGAGCTGCCTTTCCAATTCCTCCATATACAACTAAATCTTCAGGTCTCTCTGCTACCTCTTGATTCAGATTGTTAAACAACATTCTTAATGCCGCTTCTTGAATCCACCCCTTCGTGTGGAGCTCAGTTCCTGTGTAATTGTGTACCACTCTTTTTTCAGATTGATTCGTTGTCATGTTAGCACCTGCTTATTGTAGATTTGATACTTATATTTTAGAAATCTACTACGTACAAAAGATAGATGATAACCTTTATAAATACTCAACTTTTTTAAGGTGGTATTAACTGTTTTTATTAAAGGACTGGAATTTATAAAGATTTTTTACACTTTTAGTGATTTCTTTCGATTTTTGTACATCCTTGGCGTTATTCCAACACGCTCTTTAAATATCTTGCTAAAATAATTTGCATGCTCAAACCCGCTTTTTCTAGCAATCTCTTGAATTGGCAAATTTGTTTCTAAGAGCAGCCTTTCTGCGGCACGAATTCGGAGTTCAGTTAGTTTTTCTTTGAAGGAAGTGCCTTGATTTTTAGTGAAAAGTGAACTTAAGTATGCAGGACTTCGATCAACAAAACTTGCGACATCCTCTAGAGATAGATCTGGATGACTATAGTTATCCTCCATAAATCCAATAGCCTGTTCGACTAAATCCTTGCGCAACATTTGGCTTTGACTCACAGCTAAGTCTAGTACTTCATAAATAAAGAGTAAGAATTCCTGAACAATGCGATACAAAATAGGATGATATAAGATGACATTAAAAATGTGTAAATAATGATTTTGGATAGTTTCTCCAGTAATACCTTGTGATTTCATATGCCTGCTTACTTGAGCTAAAATACTTGTTAGCCGGATTCGTTGTAAGCCTGGGTCCGGGTAAGGTTCCGTTTGATGTAAAAATTCATTATACATCCAGTTTTTTACCTGCTCTTTTTTTCCCTGACTTAGCATTTCAACCCACAATCTTTGTTCGACAGGTGTTAAGAATGGATCTCGCCGTACCCAGTCAATTTTTTCAGTCATGTTAAATACCTTTCGCGATCCTTTATAAAATCGAAAATCTAGTAATTCCTTAGCATGTATATATTTCTCATGCAACGATAGCCCTGTCTCATCGGGATCATAAATAATAATGGTTAGAGGTTCTGAGTAAGACTCCTCCCATTCCCGAAGTAGTTGATTCCCAATATTCGGGAGTATCTGCTTATTGTGATTCCCTAAATTAGAGAAAATACAGACAATCATATCACTAAGTGGTAAAACAACAGGTGGATTCGTAAAGGGATAATTATGAATAAATGATAGAAGACTATGCTGCTTGAATTCTTCTTCTAGCTTAATAAGCATCAATTGATGATCTCCGATGGTACTTTCTTGGTAATGAAAAATGGAATGATAAGATAGCTTAGATATTTCCTTTTTAGGTGGGATGGTGGTTTCCCGCTTCCCAGCAATTAGGCAACTTTTTGATAAGACTCGCTTAATGACATCTGGTGACAGCGGCTTGACCCATAAGTCTATTACCCCAAGCTGAATGCCTTGAAGTGCCCGTTCATACGTAGCTTCAGTTGTTACAGCAATAACTTGTATGTTATATCTGTTCTTCAATTCTTTTAGTAATGGCATTTTTTCTAGTGGAATCATATCTAATTCAAGACATAGCACACCTGGTATCTCTGACTCTATTAACTGAATCACTTCATTTACAGAACCTGATAAAAGTACTTTCTCAAATGGGATGGTATATGAATTTACGAGCCAGTTAATCCCTGTTCGTTCATTACGGTCTCTGTCTGCAATTAATAGTTTTGTCATTATGCCTTGCCCCTTTGGTTTTTTTGATTAAAATAAAGGCTAGTTTAGTACAGATTGTTACTTTGCGTATAATCCCAAAAGTCGGTTCTTTAACTTAGTATCTAGATACTTTTATACATAAAGAGAATTGCTCTTTTCTAATCCAAACTCTATTTGCTTCTAAAACTGGTTGTACACCTAGAATAATTGTACTAATAGCAACAAAGTTATAGAAAAGGTCAAAATAAAAAAGAAGTAGTTATTTTATGACTACTTCTTTTTTAAATCTGTTTTTCCTTCTTTTTTAAATAAGCTATCCCAATTTTGGTGGTCTTCTGTCATGAAGCCAATCTGTTCCTTCTACATTTCCCACCGATGCCATTAATACAGACAAATGACTCTTCCCATCAATTCCTAAGAATTCATTCATCTCTTTATCATACCAGTGCCCCATTGTACATGAACCAATTCCTAATGCGCTAGAGACAATATGTAAATTTTGAGAAATATGCCCGACATCCCACCAAATGTAACGATAGGTTCTTTCTTTGTATTTATAAAGGGTACGATTAACAATTGCTGTCCAGACGAAGTTAACAGCTGCTTTTTTTGTCATTTCTTGTTCTTCTGTAACTTCAAAAACAAAATTGGAATAGTCACCCACCTTCATCCCTTCTAAAGTCCAATCTTGAACATTCAAATGATATAATCCTTTTTCTAACCCTTCTACATTATGTACAAACATAAACGTCTCAATGGGAAATAATGCACCTGCCGAAGGGGATGTTCTTACTTGATAATCACCAAGGTCCGCAGTAATTCCCTGTGTTCCCCAAAGAAGTAAATTTAATTGATTTAACGTCATTGGTTTATTAATAAAATTTCTCTTAGACCTTCTATTCTGTAATACACTCCATAATGATGGCACTTCATTGAAGTTAGGTTTTTCTAGCTTAATTACTTTCTTCGCATTAGGATATTTTAGATAGGTCGGAGGTTTACTTAAATGATTTGCCTTAAGATGCCACCCCTTTTCTAATTCCCCATATCCATATGAAGTTGCCTCAATAAATTCTTCACAAATTTGTTCCCAATTATCTCGCATAGATCCTCCTATAAATTGCTATTAATTTGACTAACTTTACTATATGATTGATTTATCTATTAGTAAAATTAATACATTTTATAATTGGTATAAGTATTTACTAATACACGAGGTGAACATATTGACATTATTACAATACGAGGTTTTCTTAGCAGTTTCAAAAGAGAAGAGTTTCACAAAGGCTGGCGAGGTACTTGGGTATACACAGTCAGCTGTCTCACAAATGATTAGTAATCTTGAAGATGAATTAAACGTGAAGCTTTTAAATCGAAATAGAAATGGTGTTTCCTTAACTAGTATTGGGGAAAGGATGTTAAAGCACATAAAGGAAATAGTCACACTTAAAAATACAATGCTTCAGGAGGCTTCTTCTTATAATGGTCTTTCTTTAGGTACAATAAGAATAGGTGTTACTCCTAGTGTTTCAACAAAGGTTTTGCCTGCCCTTGTCGGATCATTTCGAAAAGAGTATCCACAAGTAGATCTAATTATTTTTGAAAGTACTTACCATGATATAAATCGATTAATTGATAACAATGAAATAGATTTGGGATTTACAATACTTGATAAGGAGAATCCCTATAGCCAGATACCAGTCTTACTAGATCAACTCAAGGTCATTTTACCTCCTTCTCATCATCATAAGAATGAGACTTCTCTAACTGTTGAGCAAATTCATGAAAGTTGCTTTATTATGCCCAAAGGTGATAGTGATACTCTAGTTAAACAAGTATTTAATCGTAGTAGGTTAATACCAAATGTAAGATATGAAATACAAGATACATCCACTATTTTATCTATGGTTCGCGAAGGCATTGCATTAACGATACTTCCTGAAATGGCACTACCGAGCAATTTGGATGATATTATTTCCATTCCTTTATTCCCAGTGGAAACTAGGAGCATTGGTTTTCTAGTAAAAGATATACAATCCATTTCACCTGGTGCTGCAGAATTTATTGTCTACTCTAAACCTTTTTATCTAAATTTAGTTGTTATTGAAAGAGGGGGAAGCTATATGCTTCCCCCTCTTTTGAGTTTAGTAACCTGATGTAATAATTGGTGTTCCAATCGCAATGTTTAACTTTCCTTCTTTTTCATCAGCTCGTACGCCAATTTGGAGATTGAATTCCTCTCCATCCTTTGTTGGGATTTTTGTTTCCCACTTATCATGTAAGGCAGATACAGAATGAAACCCCTTCTCCTTCATCTCCTCTACAGGCTTGGCTGAAAAGGCATTTACGAGTTTCTTAGACTCATGTTCTACGTTTAGAGACTTAATAGCTTCCTTATAACCATAAACGGAGTAAAACACCTGATGATTCTTTAATTCTTCACTGTAACTAGATTGTATATCGTCAATGATTGTCTCACTTAAGTTGTGGCCGGTAAGCTCATGAGAGACGGTCATTTTATATGCTTTATCATATTGATATACATTCACAAGTATACGCATATTGCTACTGTCACTTTTCTTCTTTCCGATGTATGTAACATGATTTTCAGCATCGTTTCTATTCTTATCCCATGTATAATCATCATGCTTTTTCATCAATGTTGTTAATTCCTTTTCTACTTCACTAGCGTATGACATTCTTTTGTTTTCCGCTTTTATATACACCTTCCACTTTGTCACTTCAATTCTCTGTTCGCTTGCTACCTCTGCTATCTCCGCAAGAGGACTCTTATATATAAAATCAGGGAGAAATTGAAACCCTATCATTACACTCATCAATATACTAACAATCTTCATCTCCAATCACCTCTGACAACATCTTTGCCAGAATTCAGAGAGAATATACTAACCTATTAAAATTAAAAACTAGTTTAGATCTTTCGACAAAATTTGAGTGGTGCCTGGCACCACCCGACTTACTCAAACTTTACATATGGCTCAGAAGGTGCCTCGATTTTCTCTATACCCTCGACTAGCAGGAAGGGGATTTCGCTCATTTGGTAGGTGGACTTTGTTAATTCTCCTGTAGCTTTTACCCACTGACCATCTTGAAAGTTGTTTGCATTTAGAACTGTTGACAGTATCCCGTATATTGCATCAGGTTCTTCCGTGCAGCATGGGTCCTCTTGTCTTCCAATCACAAATTGCCCTTCCATGAATGTGGGCTCACGATAGATGAATCCATTTAACTCTATTTTTTTCCCTTCAAATTCTGCCGGATACCTATCAATCAAGTTCATTAACACAATGTAATTTTCATCTGTTAATACGAGTCTTTCTTCTTTTAAGTACTTTTGCTTTTCTTGTTCATAAAATTTGAGTTGTTCTTCAGTAGGAGCGTCATGACTATGTTCATGATCATGTTCGCCTTCCGAATCATGATCCTCTTCTTCGTACTTTTCTTTTAATTCATCCATGTATAACTCTGGATTTTCTAAGTAGTCCTCTGATTTTTTTAACGATTTTTCATTTTTGTTATTTGAATTTATAACTATCATAATAATTGCTACTACAATCACTACTAGCACAGCACCTATACCATAAATAACGCCTTTCTTCATTGCCTAAACGTTCCTTTCCGTAATCACAAGTTTAACCTACTATACCAAATCAACCATTTCTTCTTCAAATCATAATTGTGCATATTCCTTATTGACAATGTCAAAACTGTATCCTATAATCAAAAACAATAATTACCATTTCATATCGTTTGCGTTGATAAGGACACGAATCATTCTTACCTTTCTTTTACAGAGAACGGGGCCTCCGGCTGAAAGCCCTGAAGAAAGCAGCTTGATTTACCACCTTGGAGCTATTATGGGGATAATCCATAATCGGGAGACCGTTATCGTCTAGAGCGAAGTATCGTTTTTACTTCGAAATTAGGGTGGAACCACGGCCACACTCGTCCCTTCTTACGGACTGAGTGTGGCCTTTTTTATTTTGACTCTTTTCTAAAACTTCGTTGCTTTTAGTAAAATTATTCTGGGTATACAACCAGTTTTAGAGGCAAACTGAGGTTGGATTAGAAAAGAGCAGCTCTCTTTATGTATAGTAATTACTAGTTACTAAGGTAAAAATCCGGCTTCCTGAGATTTTTACGAGAAAGCAACAATCTATACGAAAACAGCCTTTATTTTTTATATCGTTTGCGTTGATAAGGACATGAATCATGCTCCACTTTCTTATACAGAGAACAGGGCCATCGGCTGAAAGCCCTGAAGGAAGTAGCTTGATTTACCACCTTGGAGCTATTATGGGGATAATCCATAATCGGGAGACCGTTATCGTCTAGAGCGAAGTATCGTTTTTACTTCGAAATTAGGGTGGAACCACGGCCACACTCGTCCCTTCTTACGGACTGAGTGTGGCCTTTTTTATTTTGGCTCTTTCCTAAGACTTCGTTGCTTTTAGTAAAATTATTCTGGGTATACAACCAGTTTTAGAAGCAAACTGAGGTTGGATTAGAAAAGAGCAACTCTCTTTATGTATAGTAATTACTAGATACTAAGGTAAAAATCCGGCTTTTGGGATTTTTACGCAAAGCAACTATACGTAAACATCCTTTATTTTTTATATCGTTTGCGTTGATAAGGACATGAATCATGCTCCACTTTCTTTTACAGAGAACAGGGCCATCGGCTGAAAGCCCTGAAGGAAGTAGCTTGATTTACCACCTTGGAGCTATTATGGGGATAATCCATAATCGGGAGACCGTTATCATTTAGAGCGAAGTATCGTTTTTACTTCGAAATTAGGGTGGAACCACGAACCACACTCGTCCCTTAGCATTAGGATGAGTGTGGTTTTTTATATTCACTAAAATAATGAGGAGGAATTGAATATGTCAATTCAAGCAGAAGCAGAAAAAAGAAATCACCGTAAATTAGGTCAGCAATTAGAGTTATTTTTATCAATGGAAGAAGCACCAGGTATGCCTTTCTTCTTACCAAAAGGAATGTTACTACGTAATGAGCTTGAACAATATTGGCGAAAAAATCATCTTGATGGAGGTTATGAGGAAATAAAAACTCCTATTATGATGAAGCAGGAACTTTGGGAACAATCCGGTCACTTCGAACACTATCAAGACAATATGTATTTCTCAAACGTTGATGAACAGCAATATGCATTAAAGCCAATGAATTGTCCTGGTGCCGTTTTAATATACAATAGCAAAAGACGTAGTTATCGTGAACTTCCTATCCGTTTTGCTGAACTCGGGCAAGTACACCGTCATGAATTATCTGGATCATTAAACGGATTATTCAGAGTTCG
Proteins encoded in this region:
- a CDS encoding TIGR03943 family protein codes for the protein MKKGVIYGIGAVLVVIVVAIIMIVINSNNKNEKSLKKSEDYLENPELYMDELKEKYEEEDHDSEGEHDHEHSHDAPTEEQLKFYEQEKQKYLKEERLVLTDENYIVLMNLIDRYPAEFEGKKIELNGFIYREPTFMEGQFVIGRQEDPCCTEEPDAIYGILSTVLNANNFQDGQWVKATGELTKSTYQMSEIPFLLVEGIEKIEAPSEPYVKFE
- a CDS encoding response regulator transcription factor, producing MTKLLIADRDRNERTGINWLVNSYTIPFEKVLLSGSVNEVIQLIESEIPGVLCLELDMIPLEKMPLLKELKNRYNIQVIAVTTEATYERALQGIQLGVIDLWVKPLSPDVIKRVLSKSCLIAGKRETTIPPKKEISKLSYHSIFHYQESTIGDHQLMLIKLEEEFKQHSLLSFIHNYPFTNPPVVLPLSDMIVCIFSNLGNHNKQILPNIGNQLLREWEESYSEPLTIIIYDPDETGLSLHEKYIHAKELLDFRFYKGSRKVFNMTEKIDWVRRDPFLTPVEQRLWVEMLSQGKKEQVKNWMYNEFLHQTEPYPDPGLQRIRLTSILAQVSRHMKSQGITGETIQNHYLHIFNVILYHPILYRIVQEFLLFIYEVLDLAVSQSQMLRKDLVEQAIGFMEDNYSHPDLSLEDVASFVDRSPAYLSSLFTKNQGTSFKEKLTELRIRAAERLLLETNLPIQEIARKSGFEHANYFSKIFKERVGITPRMYKNRKKSLKV
- a CDS encoding LysR family transcriptional regulator codes for the protein MIDLSISKINTFYNWYKYLLIHEVNILTLLQYEVFLAVSKEKSFTKAGEVLGYTQSAVSQMISNLEDELNVKLLNRNRNGVSLTSIGERMLKHIKEIVTLKNTMLQEASSYNGLSLGTIRIGVTPSVSTKVLPALVGSFRKEYPQVDLIIFESTYHDINRLIDNNEIDLGFTILDKENPYSQIPVLLDQLKVILPPSHHHKNETSLTVEQIHESCFIMPKGDSDTLVKQVFNRSRLIPNVRYEIQDTSTILSMVREGIALTILPEMALPSNLDDIISIPLFPVETRSIGFLVKDIQSISPGAAEFIVYSKPFYLNLVVIERGGSYMLPPLLSLVT
- the hutU gene encoding urocanate hydratase; protein product: MTTNQSEKRVVHNYTGTELHTKGWIQEAALRMLFNNLNQEVAERPEDLVVYGGIGKAARNWESFDAIVATLKRLENDETLLIQSGKPVAVFKSHTDAPKVLIANSNLVPAWANWEHFHELDQKGLMMYGQMTAGSWIYIGTQGIVQGTYETFAECARQHFNGSLKGTITVTAGLGGMGGAQPLAVSLNGGVSINIEVDETRIQKRLDTKYLDVMTTSLDEAISMAIEAKKDDKGISIGLLGNAPEVLNNMISRGFIPDVLTDQTSSHDPLNGYIPVGFTLEEAAELRARDPKAYEVKSKASIAEHVRAMLKMKELGAITFDYGNNIRQVAKDEGVEDAFSFPGFVPAFIRPQFCEGKGPFRWVALSGDPEDIYKLDEVILKEFSYNTHLCNWIKMARERIQFQGLPARICWLGYGERARFGKIINDMVASGELKAPIVIGRDHLDSGSVASPNRETESMKDGSDAVSDWPILNALINSVGGASWVSVHHGGGVGMGYSLHAGMVIVADGTKEAEKRLERVLTTDPGMGVVRHVDAGYELAEETARNHNIDIPMLKN
- a CDS encoding SagB/ThcOx family dehydrogenase → MRDNWEQICEEFIEATSYGYGELEKGWHLKANHLSKPPTYLKYPNAKKVIKLEKPNFNEVPSLWSVLQNRRSKRNFINKPMTLNQLNLLLWGTQGITADLGDYQVRTSPSAGALFPIETFMFVHNVEGLEKGLYHLNVQDWTLEGMKVGDYSNFVFEVTEEQEMTKKAAVNFVWTAIVNRTLYKYKERTYRYIWWDVGHISQNLHIVSSALGIGSCTMGHWYDKEMNEFLGIDGKSHLSVLMASVGNVEGTDWLHDRRPPKLG